GACCTGAGATCATGGTAGAAATGATCACAAACAATGCAACAGCAAAATGCAGAATTATAACGAAACTTCACAATACCTAACCAGACGCAGCGGATACACGAAGAAGAATGAATTGCAAAGGAACATTTCACTAAGTTAGCTATAATGCAATCATGTAATTTAACAAGCAACACTCCAAGCTCTTCTGAAAATCAGGTTTGAGTTAACCAACAAAGAGGACGATCTGCCCTAAATGCATCACCAGCTACTACAAACAGGAAACCGGTGGTATATTGGCTAAATATTTAGTATTGAGAGAAACCACTGAAATGATCTTCAATAAAGAAACCTCAATAAAAAAATCAAGACATTCTTCAGATCAAAGACAAACAAAGACACGAGGCAGATCATTTGCCAACTATTTCAAAAGCTGACCAAAACCACTTCATCGTTTTCGATATGAGCCTGTACATTATAACATCTCTTCTATCACATCACTGAACATAACAAGAAACATAGATTCTTCATTGAAATGGAAAGCATCTAAAGTGAAATGAAAAATATGATTCCAAATGATGCAATATAAAGACAGAATTATAACAGTGTGTTTCAATATCTAACCAGATGCAATGAACAAGAATGAGTTGCAACAAAATATTCCAATGAGAAATTAATGTAGTGCTCCCAACTCTTGTAAAAGTTCAGGTGCTGCTTGCTAGTCAATAAGGATGATAATATGCATCAAATCATCATAAGCTACAAGCCTACAACAAAAGGAACAGGAAGCACATGCATTTTTTCTAAATTTTAGTATTTAGAAGAGGAGTGGGTAATCCCTCTAAAAGAAGACATTGATACTAATTTGGGACAGAGGTAATACTATTGACTAGCAATTGACTATTGAGTACTAAGAAAGTAAGAAGACCAGTATCTAAATTCTAAAGGGAAAAAAAGAAGTCCATTCTtaaagttcatgaaaacagaggcATGAGTCAAAGCAATTGGAAAACATTATAGATCCTAACCCAATTGATTTGTAATTTTAGCATCAACACTCACAGCAGCCACTTCAGCCCGAAAAGGTATTCAAAGAAATATAAAGCAAACAGGTAGTAACACCGTAACAGCCAGAGCTTCTTGATCATAACAATTTATACATCAACAAAAGAAAGCTAGTGGGATCATAGAGGATCAAGTTAATACATACTGCAGCTCATGTGGATACGGAGAGCTAGGCCATTAAGAAGCACCACCGCACTCAACAGCCTTCGGTCAGATGAAAGGCGAAGAATTGATAACATAACCCTCTAATGCCAGAAACAAGTTATGTGAAACTAGAGACTGTTTGAGCCGAAGTCGAGTAGGACGGAGGAAACTGCGGTGGAGACTAGCAACCAACTTGCCATCAATGCCAATCTGAAGTAGCCAGTCGTCGTCAAATTTGGCCAGCAGGAGCACATCACCATGACAAGATGCAGGCATTAGCTCCCAACAATCTCCAGAATTTTGAAATTGCACCATGATCTCTGCAATCGGCAATGCAACCCGGCGTTTAAAGGCCCAGACTTCACCTTCATAGTCCTGCATCACCCAGATATCAACAATTGTAGCTTGTGCATTCAGACTGAACATGCCAAGCATATCACTCGTCTCAAACAGGTCGCCACTGCGGTGGTCAGAAACAATTGGAGAGTGCATCTGACGGAACGACTCCGCGGTGGTGTCAAATACCATTATCAGCCCGTCCGTGTGCCAATGCAGGCTACCACGGAAAAGGGTAGATCCGCGGAAATACAACAGTTCCTTGGCATCAGGGCCTGCTATGTGCCTCGGCTGCTGGCCGGAGCCCAATGTGAAGACGTAGGAACCTCTTTGAGCATCGTCCTCGAACCTCGGGGCCAGGTACAGCAGTAGTCGGTACTGGCCCGTAGGGCTGTGTGGGTACATCCCCAAGAGCCTGAAGTCATCAAGCCGGTGAAGGGGAGCGTATTGACGAGTGACCGGGTTGCAGATGGAGAGAGATGGGACACCCTTATTCCAGGTGCGTAAGAGGAGGAGGCCGTCACAGCAGGCCCTGAGAGAGACGCCGGAGGGGGCGTCAAGCCGGGCGACGGAGTGGAGCTCGTCGGCTGCGCGTTGGTCGCATGTGAT
The Aegilops tauschii subsp. strangulata cultivar AL8/78 chromosome 3, Aet v6.0, whole genome shotgun sequence genome window above contains:
- the LOC109777403 gene encoding F-box protein At5g49610, whose translation is MAEAAGPTPLLHGLPDEISIWEILVRLPPKPLLRCRAVCRAWRRAASARDFLLAHHARQPSLPLLFVDTDDQSSIDIITCDQRAADELHSVARLDAPSGVSLRACCDGLLLLRTWNKGVPSLSICNPVTRQYAPLHRLDDFRLLGMYPHSPTGQYRLLLYLAPRFEDDAQRGSYVFTLGSGQQPRHIAGPDAKELLYFRGSTLFRGSLHWHTDGLIMVFDTTAESFRQMHSPIVSDHRSGDLFETSDMLGMFSLNAQATIVDIWVMQDYEGEVWAFKRRVALPIAEIMVQFQNSGDCWELMPASCHGDVLLLAKFDDDWLLQIGIDGKLVASLHRSFLRPTRLRLKQSLVSHNLFLALEGYVINSSPFI